One Denticeps clupeoides chromosome 12, fDenClu1.1, whole genome shotgun sequence genomic window carries:
- the dnajc14 gene encoding dnaJ homolog subfamily C member 14, with the protein MSEHNFTAEETLSGLVQGDSVSRMVVGVEDEEGEFMKEMESVEISPGTDAEFPLNLFDVNGMENEDGTRLKGTSQRQHGEGDESERDEEGVEDEKDDGGKESGMNGESWNPRSSGKRGRSRNSGSGSSFGDQIYTSPSSTHSSSSYRPAVSSTGGGRHKQARRRNHHHHQGRSRRQAGSQLVMAAWDFLSDSVSPWCMSCIHMVVDLIVSVAHRCGLIVETGTFALYDLSSRFLCRTTDLPGLKKDARKVLDWTRSSGAALKAWTGRTTSCLCQIFTSCFALFLAFVMLSTRWAKSTLTLLMGERGGRWWAALQSSRAWKKVSTILDRMSGWFRRRRAPLADSSTPESPAGGMGRCQPGQELERLLALAQLPEDELDPFAVLGVEAHATESELKKAYRQLAVQVHPDKNKHPRAGEAFKVLRAAWDIVSNPETRREYELKRMAATELSRSMNEFLTKLQDDLKEAMNTMMCTKCEGKHKRFEMDRDPSEARFCSECNKHHGAEEGDLWAESSMLGLRITYFAFMDGKVYDITEWAGCQRIGISPDTHRVPYHISFGSKNNSTNRHRTPPEHSTGPSSPADLQDLFNRIFQAGGSPSDMSGNGGFFHSGTPTHNPPGSGGLFTGPSPQTGFFPPGAHRGEPSEQCTDTGKQSRRRKKVRKPFQR; encoded by the exons ATGTCAGAACATAACTTTACAGCTGAAGAGACCCTGTCTGGCCTTGTCCAGGGGGATTCTGTGTCTAGGATGGTAGTGGGAGTGGAAGACGAGGAAGGGGAATTCATGAAGGAGATGGAGTCGGTGGAGATCAGTCCAGGAACTGATGCTGAATTTCCACTAAACCTATTTGATGTAAATGGAATGGAAAACGAGGATGGCACAAGATTAAAAGGCACATCCCAAAGACAACATGGAGAAGGGGACGAATCAGAAAGAGATGAGGAAGGTGTAGAGGATGAGAAAGATGACGGAGGGAAGGAGTCCGGGATGAATGGAGAATCCTGGAATCCTCGGAGTTCAGGAAAGAGAGGCCGGTCCAGGAACAGTGGGTCTGGATCGAGCTTTGGAGACCAGATCTATACATCTCCTTCCTCCACACATTCTTCTTCCTCCTACCGGCCAGCTGTCTCATCCACCGGTGGTGGGAGACATAAGCAGGCCAGACGGAGgaaccatcaccaccaccaggGTCGTTCTCGGAGGCAGGCTGGCTCTCAGCTGGTAATGGCTGCCTGGGATTTCCTGTCTGACTCAGTCAGTCCTTGGTGCATGTCATGCATCCACATGGTGGTGGATCTCATTGTCTCGGTGGCACACCGCTGTGGGTTGATTGTCGAAACTGGTACCTTTGCTCTCTATGATCTCAGCTCACGTTTCCTCTGCCGGACCACGGACCTTCCGGGTTTGAAAAAGGATGCCCGGAAGGTATTGGACTGGACCAGAAGTTCAGGAGCTGCTCTGAAGGCCTGGACTGGAAGGACCACTAGCTGCCTTTGCCAGATCTTTACTTCCTGTTTTGCCCTGTTCCTCGCTTTTGTGATGCTCAGCACCCGCTGGGCTAAGAGCACTTTAACGTTGTTGATGGGGGAGAGGGGAGGGCGGTGGTGGGCTGCCTTGCAGAGTTCGAGGGCCTGGAAGAAAGTGTCCACAATCCTCGACAGGATGAGCGGATGGTTCCGGAGACGACGAGCTCCGCTTGCTGACTCATCCACTCCAGAGTCACCCGCAGGGGGCATGGGGAGGTGCCAACCTGggcaggagctggagaggctgCTGGCGCTGGCGCAGCTTCCCGAGGACGAGCTGGATCCGTTCGCTGTGCTGGGCGTGGAAGCGCACGCCACAGAATCTGAACTCAAGAAGGCCTATAGACAGCTGGCTGTACAG GTCCATCCAGACAAGAATAAGCATCCTCGTGCAGGAGAGGCTTTTAAAGTCCTCAGAGCTGCCTGGGACATCGTTAGCAACCCAGAGACCAGACGGGAGTATGAGTT GAAACGAATGGCTGCTACAGAGCTCTCCAGATCCATGAATGAGTTCCTGACCAAGCTTCAGGATGACCTGAAGGAGGCCATGAACACTATGATGTGTACAAAGTGTGAAGGCAAACACAA GCGCTTTGAGATGGATCGGGACCCTAGTGAGGCTCGGTTCTGTTCCGAGTGCAACAAGCATCATGGTGCTGAGGAGGGAGACCTCTGGGCGGAGTCCAGCATGCTGGGCCTTCGGATCACCTACTTTGCCTTCATGGATGGCAAAGTCTATGACATCACTG AGTGGGCCGGCTGCCAGCGGATAGGAATCTCCCCTGACACCCACAGAGTGCCCTACCACATTTCCTTTGGATCCAAGAACAACAGCACCAATCGCCACAG GACCCCCCCAGAGCACTCCACTGGCCCAAGCTCGCCTGCCGACCTCCAGGATCTCTTCAACCGCATCTTCCAGGCAGGGGGTTCGCCAAGTGACATGTCTGGCAATGGGGGCTTTTTCCACTCAGGAACACCCACCCATAACCCCCCTGGATCAGGTGGACTCTTCACAGGGCCTTCTCCCCAGACCGGGTTCTTCCCGCCTGGGGCGCACAGAGGGGAGCCCAGTGAACAGTGCACAGACACTGGAAAACAGTCCCGGCGGAGGAAGAAGGTCCGAAAGCCCTTTCAGCGTTGA